A genomic window from Methanobacterium sp. BRmetb2 includes:
- the ahaH gene encoding ATP synthase archaeal subunit H, translated as MITISEAITTIKKAENDADKLIEDSKQKSSEMIEEAKEKSKEIIENAKSEAGDDAEKIIFDAETKAKKESYQISNKATEALELTKNKTINKVDESVTIIVKSVL; from the coding sequence ATGATAACGATATCGGAAGCCATTACCACGATAAAAAAAGCAGAAAATGATGCTGATAAGCTAATAGAAGATTCGAAGCAGAAATCTTCAGAAATGATAGAAGAAGCTAAGGAAAAATCCAAAGAAATTATTGAAAACGCCAAAAGTGAAGCCGGTGATGACGCTGAAAAGATAATTTTTGATGCTGAAACAAAAGCCAAAAAAGAATCTTACCAAATATCTAATAAAGCCACTGAAGCATTGGAATTAACAAAAAATAAGACAATCAATAAAGTTGATGAATCCGTGACTATAATTGTTAAAAGCGTTCTATAG
- a CDS encoding 2-methylcitrate dehydratase, producing the protein MITENFADFIISNSYSKIPEDIIEKAKTCFIDFLGISLKGSQMKSGSIIKEIIGEGDESTVIGTKKAYAMDSALANGIFAHSMDLDDGHRFAQLHPGACVIPSAMAISESQNRSGKDFLTALVVGYELALVLGMLVNPIHRNKGFHSTGTCGTFGAAGAAAKTLNLNKNEISNALGIAGTQACGLLESDHFGSMAKHLHAGKAAQSGVLSVLMAKKGFTGAKSILEGNEGFLNAMVGFDQLNLDQLENRMELGNYHIKDVYFKKYPVCRHIHSSLDALFFIINKNNIAYENIEEIVVKTYKIASQHNNYRPSTMEAIRQSLPVSMALVVRGVNLDLVDITNHQMDPEITEMADKIIIKEENGLESLYPEKRPSRVILKTKNQIYDKTFYLPQGEPENPFQRTDIFEKFFKLNPKVDMDVLTIIDDIEKYKMQDVMEIINQEFIGAY; encoded by the coding sequence ATGATAACTGAAAATTTCGCAGATTTTATTATCTCTAATTCCTATTCTAAAATTCCAGAGGATATTATTGAGAAAGCTAAAACCTGTTTTATTGATTTTCTAGGAATTTCACTTAAGGGTTCCCAAATGAAAAGTGGTTCCATAATTAAGGAAATAATTGGGGAAGGTGATGAGTCCACGGTAATTGGTACAAAAAAGGCCTATGCAATGGATTCTGCACTTGCTAATGGAATTTTTGCCCATTCTATGGATTTAGATGATGGACATCGTTTTGCACAGCTTCACCCAGGGGCATGTGTAATACCTTCTGCGATGGCGATTTCTGAATCCCAAAATAGAAGTGGCAAGGACTTTTTAACTGCATTAGTTGTTGGTTATGAATTGGCATTGGTTTTAGGCATGTTAGTAAATCCTATTCATCGAAATAAAGGTTTTCACTCTACAGGGACTTGTGGAACCTTTGGAGCTGCAGGAGCAGCTGCTAAAACATTAAATCTTAATAAAAATGAAATATCAAATGCTCTGGGTATTGCAGGCACTCAGGCATGCGGACTTCTGGAATCTGATCATTTTGGCAGTATGGCTAAACATCTCCATGCAGGTAAAGCCGCACAATCTGGTGTTCTTTCTGTACTGATGGCGAAAAAAGGCTTCACAGGAGCAAAAAGTATATTAGAAGGTAATGAAGGATTTTTAAATGCAATGGTCGGTTTTGATCAATTAAATTTAGATCAATTAGAAAATCGGATGGAGCTGGGGAATTATCATATTAAAGATGTATACTTTAAGAAATATCCTGTGTGTCGACATATACATTCCAGTTTAGATGCTCTTTTTTTTATTATCAATAAAAATAATATCGCATATGAAAATATTGAAGAAATAGTAGTAAAAACCTATAAAATAGCTTCCCAACACAATAATTATAGACCTTCTACTATGGAAGCTATTCGTCAGAGTCTGCCAGTAAGTATGGCTTTGGTTGTACGGGGTGTTAATTTGGATCTGGTGGATATAACTAACCATCAAATGGATCCGGAAATAACAGAAATGGCGGATAAAATTATCATAAAAGAAGAAAATGGATTAGAAAGTCTTTATCCTGAAAAAAGGCCTTCCAGAGTAATTTTAAAAACTAAAAACCAGATTTATGATAAAACATTTTATTTACCTCAGGGGGAACCTGAAAATCCATTCCAGCGGACGGATATATTTGAAAAATTTTTTAAATTAAATCCAAAGGTGGATATGGATGTTTTAACAATTATAGATGATATTGAAAAGTATAAAATGCAAGATGTTATGGAAATCATAAACCAGGAATTTATAGGTGCATATTGA
- a CDS encoding transcriptional regulator, producing MQRNEILKEINELLSSHGFESSHIYDRSCFDMVARKKFLLLLLKVLINIDGFTGKQAEEIKRLAHYFLASPLVVGVKSKKEYLEEDVVYERHGIPVIAVETLRNIIMEDLYPEIFADRGGYFVQIDGDILSEIREKQNLSLKDLADMAHVSRETIYKYEHGLARAYPETVMMLENILNLKITLSIDLFKLPPVQETENINTANEPKELVDLGFGVIPTNRTPFDAIAKPDLKSSNEKKNNESSMITNLEKNRTQNILKKMAINVKDLSEITGANSVFIFENKKKLDNIKGVPVVHNWEIEDMKNSGEFLKLLKERKECN from the coding sequence ATGCAAAGGAATGAAATTTTAAAAGAAATTAATGAACTTCTCTCCAGTCATGGTTTTGAATCTTCTCATATATATGATAGAAGTTGCTTTGACATGGTGGCTCGTAAGAAGTTTCTTCTATTATTACTCAAGGTGCTAATAAATATTGATGGTTTCACTGGAAAACAAGCAGAAGAAATTAAAAGACTGGCACATTATTTTTTAGCATCCCCTCTCGTAGTGGGTGTTAAATCAAAAAAAGAATATTTAGAAGAAGACGTAGTTTATGAAAGGCATGGGATTCCCGTTATCGCAGTTGAAACTCTTCGAAATATAATTATGGAAGATCTCTACCCGGAGATATTTGCGGACCGAGGGGGATACTTTGTACAAATTGATGGAGATATTTTAAGTGAAATAAGGGAAAAACAAAATCTTTCACTAAAAGATCTGGCAGATATGGCCCACGTTTCACGAGAAACCATATATAAATATGAACATGGCCTGGCTAGAGCCTATCCTGAAACTGTGATGATGCTGGAAAACATTTTAAACCTTAAAATTACTCTTTCCATAGATCTTTTCAAGTTACCTCCAGTCCAGGAGACAGAGAATATTAACACTGCCAATGAACCTAAGGAACTGGTGGATCTTGGTTTTGGAGTAATTCCCACCAACAGAACACCATTTGACGCAATTGCCAAACCCGATTTAAAATCATCTAATGAAAAGAAAAATAATGAAAGTTCTATGATAACTAATCTGGAAAAAAACAGAACCCAAAATATTCTAAAGAAAATGGCAATAAATGTAAAAGATTTATCAGAAATTACGGGTGCTAATTCTGTATTCATTTTTGAAAATAAAAAGAAGCTGGATAATATCAAAGGAGTACCAGTTGTCCATAACTGGGAAATAGAGGATATGAAAAACTCTGGCGAATTTTTAAAACTCCTTAAAGAACGTAAGGAATGTAACTAA
- a CDS encoding fumarate hydratase — translation MSLIEIIKEGVIEASTSFRSDQFNAYKRALENEENENSSFFLELLIENAEVASNKKAPLCDDTGIPHVLIEIGENTPFPINFFDDINMGIAKGLRELPARPMAVKGNEIERLEQIKGLYDDPAKLVPPSFILEKMDGEGINIHLLMLGGGPEMRSRTYRVFHQRNNRKVFEEVVTWLKSEVPMLGCTPCIPAVGIGRTHFEATSLMLKAMAYGNLDKQNEFEKIVTNALNTLNVGTMGIGGSVTALGSFINIGPQRASGVRIVSVRPCCCVEPRRASICLNLDKLTD, via the coding sequence ATGAGTCTTATTGAAATAATAAAAGAGGGGGTTATTGAAGCAAGCACTTCCTTTCGAAGTGATCAATTCAATGCTTATAAACGAGCTCTGGAGAATGAAGAAAATGAAAATTCTTCATTTTTTTTAGAACTTTTAATTGAAAATGCAGAAGTCGCAAGTAATAAAAAAGCTCCTCTTTGTGATGATACTGGTATTCCTCATGTATTAATAGAAATTGGAGAAAATACTCCGTTTCCTATTAATTTCTTTGACGATATAAATATGGGAATAGCTAAAGGTTTGAGAGAATTGCCAGCAAGACCTATGGCAGTTAAAGGGAATGAAATTGAAAGGTTAGAACAAATTAAAGGTTTATATGATGATCCAGCTAAATTAGTTCCTCCCTCTTTTATACTTGAAAAAATGGATGGTGAAGGTATTAATATTCATTTGCTCATGTTAGGTGGAGGTCCTGAAATGAGGTCTCGTACTTATAGAGTTTTCCATCAGCGAAATAATAGAAAAGTATTTGAGGAAGTTGTAACATGGTTGAAATCAGAGGTTCCAATGCTAGGGTGTACTCCATGTATTCCGGCTGTGGGCATTGGTAGAACTCATTTTGAAGCTACATCATTAATGCTTAAAGCTATGGCTTATGGAAATTTAGATAAGCAAAATGAATTTGAAAAAATAGTAACTAATGCTCTAAATACACTAAATGTAGGTACAATGGGTATTGGTGGGTCTGTTACTGCACTAGGGTCTTTTATTAATATTGGTCCTCAAAGGGCTAGTGGAGTACGAATTGTTTCTGTACGCCCATGTTGTTGTGTAGAACCACGGAGAGCTTCTATCTGCTTAAATCTGGATAAATTGACAGATTAA
- a CDS encoding DNA-binding protein, whose translation MYNLYIGIDDTDSQKGMCTTYITSVIIDKLKSCGYNIEGYPKLIRLNPFAKYKTRGNGAVSFKISSKSENDVETIKKLVLSYIEDLSELEDERTNPGVVFYQGPITEELERYALKTIRDIVSITETEKLADKIGADVYKFKNGRGIIGALAAIGCPLPDKTYELLAYRLPENYGKNRMIDYDSVRLMNGKTYPETFDNLDNGYIAIEPHTPCPILYGIRGESPEIVLEAHNLVKTLEKVERYRIYETNQHTDMHLVKIDKIRDVKKYSCYIVQGTVNDAPHTIEGGHVIFSLKDSSGEVECAAYEPTKNFRDTARKLIKGDELIVYGGIGNMGTLNMEKFIIQHLNDLYQEKNPICSCGKRMKSAGKGKGFKCTKCGIKLREGSKIRVEVERDLDKGCYEVPPSARRHLSKPLVRFYR comes from the coding sequence ATGTATAATTTGTATATTGGCATAGATGATACAGATTCCCAGAAAGGGATGTGCACTACTTACATAACTAGTGTAATAATTGATAAACTTAAAAGTTGTGGTTATAACATTGAGGGTTATCCTAAATTAATAAGATTGAATCCTTTCGCAAAATATAAAACTCGTGGAAATGGCGCAGTATCATTTAAAATAAGTTCAAAATCAGAAAATGATGTTGAAACTATTAAAAAACTTGTTCTAAGTTATATTGAAGATTTGTCGGAGTTAGAAGATGAAAGAACCAATCCTGGTGTTGTATTTTACCAAGGTCCAATCACAGAGGAATTAGAAAGATACGCCCTAAAAACCATCAGGGACATAGTTTCAATTACTGAAACAGAGAAATTGGCAGATAAAATCGGTGCAGATGTTTATAAGTTCAAAAATGGCCGAGGAATCATAGGGGCTCTGGCAGCCATTGGATGTCCCCTACCGGATAAAACCTATGAGCTGTTAGCTTATCGCCTTCCTGAAAATTATGGTAAAAATAGAATGATTGATTATGACTCGGTAAGGTTGATGAACGGTAAAACATATCCTGAAACTTTTGATAACTTGGACAATGGTTATATCGCTATAGAACCACATACGCCTTGCCCTATTTTGTATGGTATCCGTGGTGAAAGTCCCGAAATAGTACTTGAAGCCCATAACTTGGTTAAAACTCTGGAAAAGGTAGAAAGATACAGAATTTATGAGACAAATCAGCACACCGACATGCATCTGGTTAAAATAGATAAAATTAGAGATGTGAAGAAATATAGTTGCTATATTGTCCAGGGCACTGTAAATGATGCCCCCCACACCATTGAAGGAGGACATGTTATTTTTTCTTTAAAAGATAGTTCTGGTGAAGTAGAATGTGCAGCATATGAGCCTACCAAAAACTTTAGAGATACTGCAAGGAAACTGATCAAAGGGGATGAATTAATCGTTTACGGAGGTATTGGTAATATGGGCACTTTAAATATGGAAAAATTTATTATTCAACATTTAAATGACCTTTACCAGGAAAAAAATCCTATATGCAGTTGTGGGAAAAGAATGAAATCTGCGGGTAAAGGTAAAGGTTTTAAATGTACAAAATGTGGCATAAAACTTCGTGAAGGTTCAAAAATTCGAGTGGAAGTTGAAAGAGATTTAGATAAAGGATGTTATGAGGTACCTCCATCAGCTCGCCGACATTTAAGTAAACCATTGGTAAGATTTTACAGATAA
- a CDS encoding V-type ATP synthase subunit I, with protein MFMPAKMHKLKIITLDKHADSAVNALHEKGIVQIHDISERIQQDAEWNLILNPSKATQYTSKISSLLMKTTGIVDFLGTVSKSDKSILDTIKGFISPEVPPKMEVQELSTEKLIDKAESLLGEVELKTKALEESLSKLDSEKNELTNGINVSQKLEKFDIDLGDLEKTKYTSVIAGKLSSDAYDKFLTESNAVTDKILVLKADQDNDKNDKTLIIITLAEFGEKISSILRKLEFERFEVSGISGKPEKVIKESESRIKDIEIDKEKILHELADVASKWRYDLLVLKEELEIEKERNEIFSSFGETENTVMLEAWVPEKKSQEALKIIDESTDGHSVVEMENPEGEEIPVHLDNPRFAKPYQLFVEMYSPPSYKEIDPTILVAIVFPFFFGFCLTDAGYGAVIALAGFIIFRGLGKVNSGMRKIGLVLIACGVWAVILGLLTNSLLGDFFPRFFGLQLPTVIAPIDSFKHPENILILALIVGVIYTTIGLVIGAYNNITRGEVKEAMGNQIVWLVMLLGVGLLAASFLYNIGSIYIGGAVIAVAFVMLLYFNKLFGLMDVSGFLGTILSYARLLALCLATGGIAMTVNILTGLLGEMIPYVGFIIAPIIFVLGHIANGAFQTLGAFINALRLHYVEFFSQFYIGGSSKFRAFRAKRKLTKIVRSN; from the coding sequence ATGTTTATGCCAGCAAAGATGCACAAACTAAAAATAATAACCCTGGACAAACATGCTGATTCCGCGGTAAATGCCCTACATGAAAAGGGAATTGTGCAGATTCATGACATTTCAGAACGTATTCAACAAGATGCTGAATGGAATCTAATTTTAAATCCTTCTAAAGCAACCCAATATACCAGTAAAATTTCTTCTCTTTTAATGAAAACAACAGGAATTGTTGATTTTTTGGGAACTGTAAGTAAAAGTGATAAAAGTATCCTGGACACAATAAAAGGCTTTATAAGCCCGGAAGTGCCACCTAAGATGGAAGTTCAGGAACTCAGCACTGAAAAACTTATAGATAAAGCAGAATCTTTACTGGGTGAGGTTGAACTTAAAACCAAGGCACTTGAAGAAAGTTTGAGTAAACTCGATTCTGAAAAAAATGAACTGACCAACGGGATAAATGTTTCCCAGAAACTTGAAAAATTTGATATTGATCTAGGTGACTTAGAAAAAACCAAATATACATCTGTAATAGCCGGTAAATTATCTTCAGATGCTTATGATAAATTTTTAACTGAATCTAATGCAGTTACTGATAAGATACTTGTTCTAAAAGCTGATCAAGATAATGATAAAAATGATAAAACCTTAATTATTATTACTTTAGCCGAATTCGGCGAAAAGATATCTTCTATTTTAAGAAAACTCGAATTTGAACGGTTTGAAGTTTCTGGAATTTCTGGTAAACCTGAAAAAGTAATAAAAGAATCAGAAAGTAGAATAAAAGATATTGAAATTGATAAAGAAAAAATTCTCCATGAACTGGCCGATGTAGCATCAAAATGGAGATATGATCTTCTAGTTCTAAAAGAAGAATTAGAAATAGAAAAAGAACGAAATGAAATTTTCTCTTCTTTTGGGGAAACAGAGAATACAGTAATGTTAGAAGCATGGGTTCCTGAAAAGAAGTCTCAGGAAGCTCTTAAAATTATAGATGAATCAACTGATGGCCATTCAGTTGTGGAAATGGAAAATCCCGAGGGTGAGGAAATTCCAGTCCATCTTGATAATCCTAGATTTGCCAAACCTTATCAACTCTTTGTGGAAATGTATTCCCCACCAAGTTATAAAGAAATTGATCCAACAATTCTGGTTGCCATTGTATTCCCCTTTTTCTTTGGTTTTTGTTTAACAGATGCGGGATATGGAGCAGTGATTGCCCTGGCAGGGTTTATAATTTTCAGAGGATTGGGAAAAGTTAATAGTGGAATGCGTAAAATTGGGCTGGTTCTTATTGCTTGTGGTGTATGGGCTGTAATTTTAGGTCTTTTGACCAATAGTTTGTTGGGAGACTTTTTCCCCAGATTCTTTGGATTGCAACTCCCTACAGTAATTGCACCTATTGATTCGTTTAAACATCCAGAAAACATATTAATCCTGGCTTTAATTGTAGGTGTCATTTATACTACAATTGGTCTGGTTATAGGGGCCTACAACAATATAACTAGAGGAGAAGTAAAAGAAGCAATGGGTAATCAGATTGTATGGCTTGTAATGCTACTGGGAGTTGGATTATTAGCCGCATCGTTCCTGTACAATATAGGTTCAATTTACATTGGTGGTGCAGTAATTGCTGTGGCATTCGTGATGTTGTTGTACTTCAACAAATTGTTTGGACTGATGGATGTTTCAGGATTCCTTGGAACTATTTTGTCTTACGCCAGGTTGTTAGCATTGTGTTTGGCAACTGGTGGTATAGCCATGACAGTGAACATCTTGACAGGTCTCCTTGGAGAGATGATTCCTTATGTAGGATTTATCATTGCACCTATAATATTTGTGTTAGGACACATTGCCAATGGTGCTTTCCAAACACTTGGAGCATTTATTAACGCTCTTCGTTTGCATTATGTTGAATTTTTCAGTCAGTTTTACATCGGCGGAAGCTCTAAATTCAGAGCATTTCGTGCAAAAAGAAAATTAACAAAGATAGTTAGGAGTAATTAG
- a CDS encoding peptidase, with product MDTKRFLTSVGINKEDNTLNHSPKRFPDRAQYRFEVPGIQKPQAMLALMDAVIEHDLTIHRVTQTKGIMLLSDQEIEEMVDIAYDHSVELFLSVGPRATYDTSASARTTEGARIGYRLRGYDNLYYAIEDVKRAIHFGVRGIVVYDEGLLWILGKMRQEGEIPCDAHLKVSAHTGHGNPASAKLLEGIGADSFNPVRDLQINMISALRDAINISIDIHTENPQSSGGFIRHYEVPDIIKIASPVYLKTGGAVAAHHGWDTTEKQAKERIGQVALVQSMIDRYYPDAKISEKGARDLAIPKK from the coding sequence ATGGATACGAAACGTTTTTTAACTTCAGTAGGCATTAACAAAGAGGATAACACATTGAATCATTCCCCTAAGAGATTTCCCGACCGGGCCCAATATCGATTTGAGGTGCCAGGGATACAAAAACCGCAGGCCATGCTGGCTTTAATGGATGCAGTAATTGAACATGATCTTACCATCCACAGAGTTACGCAGACTAAAGGCATAATGCTACTTAGTGATCAGGAAATTGAAGAAATGGTGGATATTGCCTATGATCATAGTGTGGAACTTTTTTTAAGTGTAGGGCCACGAGCTACATATGATACCAGTGCATCCGCAAGAACTACCGAAGGGGCCAGAATTGGCTACCGTCTTAGAGGCTATGATAACCTTTATTATGCTATTGAAGATGTGAAGAGAGCCATCCACTTTGGTGTTAGAGGTATTGTAGTATATGATGAGGGATTGTTATGGATTTTGGGTAAAATGCGCCAAGAAGGTGAAATTCCATGTGACGCGCATTTAAAAGTCTCAGCACACACTGGACATGGCAATCCGGCTTCGGCGAAGCTTTTAGAAGGAATTGGTGCAGATTCATTTAACCCGGTCCGTGATCTTCAAATAAATATGATCTCTGCTTTGAGGGATGCGATAAATATCTCTATAGATATCCATACTGAAAACCCCCAATCTTCTGGTGGATTTATTCGGCATTATGAGGTTCCAGATATAATAAAAATAGCTTCTCCAGTATATCTGAAAACTGGAGGTGCGGTTGCTGCACATCATGGATGGGATACAACCGAAAAACAAGCAAAGGAACGTATAGGGCAGGTTGCACTGGTTCAGAGCATGATTGATAGATATTATCCTGATGCTAAAATCTCAGAAAAAGGAGCTAGAGATCTGGCCATCCCCAAAAAATGA
- a CDS encoding citryl-CoA lyase yields MAIGREKLEKMFKISNLKWRTAITKVEPNKIITRGYPQEDLIGNISFPEMVFILLKGELPEKNESKMLESVLISFCDHGITPPSTQTARIMASAGSQLPACIAGGLLAFGENHAGAIEKTMKLLQEGIERSKDRIEDIAHDLVNELIATEEKIPGFGHRYHKADPRAPRLIELAKENDCLGIHTELALAIDKLLSDLKGIKMNIDGVNAGILSDLGFDWRTGTGIFMIGRLPAIISHVYEEKTREEPFRKFFDIDEIYYDGMEDKRILD; encoded by the coding sequence ATGGCTATTGGTAGGGAAAAATTAGAAAAAATGTTTAAAATCAGTAATTTAAAATGGAGAACCGCCATTACTAAGGTTGAACCTAACAAAATTATCACAAGAGGATACCCTCAAGAAGATTTGATTGGTAATATATCATTTCCAGAAATGGTTTTTATTCTTTTAAAGGGAGAATTACCTGAAAAAAATGAATCAAAAATGTTAGAATCTGTTTTAATTTCATTTTGCGATCATGGTATCACCCCTCCTAGCACTCAAACTGCCAGAATAATGGCTTCGGCAGGTTCACAGCTTCCAGCATGTATAGCGGGGGGATTATTAGCTTTTGGTGAAAATCATGCTGGAGCGATAGAAAAAACGATGAAACTCCTTCAAGAAGGAATTGAACGCTCAAAGGACCGAATAGAAGATATTGCTCATGATTTAGTTAATGAGCTAATTGCAACAGAAGAAAAAATACCTGGTTTTGGACATAGATATCATAAAGCTGATCCTAGAGCTCCACGACTAATAGAGTTAGCCAAGGAGAATGATTGTTTAGGTATACACACTGAACTGGCACTAGCAATAGATAAATTATTATCTGATTTAAAAGGCATAAAGATGAATATTGATGGTGTTAATGCGGGGATTTTATCAGATCTGGGTTTTGATTGGAGAACCGGTACGGGTATTTTCATGATCGGAAGACTTCCTGCAATTATTTCCCATGTTTATGAAGAAAAAACCAGAGAAGAACCTTTTAGAAAGTTTTTTGATATTGATGAGATATATTATGATGGAATGGAGGATAAGAGGATATTAGACTAA
- a CDS encoding V-type ATP synthase subunit K: protein MVEIVLGTALAAIGAGIAVGFAGLGSGLGQGIAAAGSVGAVAEDPDMFAQGILFTALPETQAIYGFLIAILLMVFGGILGG, encoded by the coding sequence ATGGTAGAAATTGTTTTAGGTACAGCTTTAGCAGCAATAGGCGCAGGAATAGCCGTTGGATTTGCTGGATTAGGTTCAGGTTTAGGTCAAGGTATTGCAGCAGCCGGAAGTGTAGGTGCAGTTGCAGAAGATCCAGATATGTTTGCTCAGGGAATTCTGTTTACTGCGTTGCCAGAGACACAGGCTATTTACGGTTTCTTGATTGCTATATTGCTCATGGTATTCGGTGGAATCCTTGGAGGATAA